A genomic stretch from Candidatus Omnitrophota bacterium includes:
- a CDS encoding YbgC/FadM family acyl-CoA thioesterase has protein sequence MQVRVYYEDTDAGGVVYYANYLRFLERGRTEYLEKRGVLVADCVNRGFFFVIASVNIKYRTPARYGDVLAVKSEAAKIKVSSIIFSQTVLKGDCVVCEAEVVMVCVNAGFRPVAIPDDIREKLAENPSEEKNGKEHQDI, from the coding sequence ATGCAGGTAAGAGTTTATTACGAAGACACGGACGCCGGAGGGGTAGTTTATTACGCTAACTACCTCAGGTTCCTGGAGAGAGGAAGGACGGAATATTTAGAAAAAAGAGGGGTCCTGGTAGCCGACTGCGTTAACAGGGGGTTCTTTTTTGTCATCGCGTCCGTCAACATAAAGTACAGGACGCCCGCCAGGTACGGAGATGTGTTGGCGGTAAAGAGCGAAGCCGCTAAGATCAAGGTATCTTCTATTATTTTCAGTCAAACGGTCCTCAAGGGCGATTGTGTAGTGTGCGAGGCGGAGGTGGTAATGGTTTGCGTTAACGCCGGCTTCCGCCCGGTTGCCATACCCGACGACATTCGGGAAAAACTCGCAGAAAATCCATCGGAGGAAAAGAATGGAAAGGAACATCAAGATATTTAA
- a CDS encoding M1 family aminopeptidase, which translates to MSGKEMKRAAGVFIFTLILCGSAFAAVPEYEIDAVFDSAGHKITAREAVTFTNNTAEPLNEIFFHIYPHRAYTRKEVAFLYRYAGYFKINPYPGGFDKGGMQIQSISAEGKTAEYKIEGEDATILNVGLPAPLGPGSSVKIEIGFTVDIPHCFGRFGWHEDVATLNRWYPILSVRDKDGWHNYPFYLYHQPFFSDASLYKVKLTLPADETAAHTGQLIQEEDNGNGTKSLFIETGLPVRDFSLGISRSFKVYAREENGVTIKSFYLPGDEASARDACDFARDTMDFYGKLFGSYPYKEFSVVPSYLGYGGHESSNLVFIDTRAYKLPGFLIRYFDFLVSHETGHQWFYNVVGSDEYKETFLDEGLNSYWMLKYVEEKYGKDAQVMVLPNPVKWLIPNFSFRDSRIARYNFLVKNGYDRPILGKLSSFQEPSSIFALTYGKGSAVISMLSALMGDEVFVKAIQAYTGDFKFKNAGVDDFIKICEGQSGRDLGWFFDQWLKTDKQCDYAVSLVSGKSVLLERKGRIQMPVEVKAGLSGGREETLTWDGEDPVQILDFSEDVESARLDPGGSMLDIDRTNNVWPRRLYLKPVPVYFFAYEIPVFLKPDGYNLVAGPDLSNALGFKASLQKPEDDILYIKSGYDFNSESVKSTLGYQFKHIGGSHLAAGFEFFNWESNHKEEDLTGGKIYLRRELWPAPYGLGEINDHVTVYMIRDRKFEGLSTLSGTEDSEHLYYRRKDETIFGIEGTLARRGPYPDHVCGWSFTPTQEFGVHALGGTESFWRSALELDSYRFVSAGSKLAGRLKLGWGEAHDKRLFQLGGDEGLRGYDRKTVNGSRMLLTSIEYRATVLDDLGLYCFDNLLHLDEIQLVPFFDIGKAWFASFNDSDFKKDLGLGFRFYVDIAGFVERLGIRLDVARAIDDPDEDQTRLWLGANHAF; encoded by the coding sequence ATGTCCGGTAAAGAGATGAAAAGAGCCGCAGGTGTTTTTATATTTACGTTGATCCTGTGCGGATCCGCCTTTGCTGCTGTGCCTGAATACGAAATAGACGCTGTCTTTGACAGCGCGGGCCATAAAATAACCGCGCGAGAGGCCGTGACCTTCACCAACAATACCGCGGAGCCCTTAAACGAAATATTCTTTCACATCTATCCCCACAGGGCTTATACCAGGAAGGAGGTCGCCTTCCTTTACCGTTACGCCGGATATTTTAAGATCAATCCTTATCCGGGCGGCTTTGATAAGGGCGGCATGCAGATCCAGTCAATAAGCGCCGAAGGAAAGACAGCGGAATACAAGATTGAAGGGGAAGACGCCACCATACTTAATGTAGGTCTGCCCGCGCCGCTTGGCCCCGGTTCCTCCGTGAAGATCGAGATCGGCTTCACTGTGGATATCCCGCATTGCTTCGGCAGGTTCGGCTGGCATGAGGATGTGGCCACGCTGAACAGGTGGTATCCCATACTTTCGGTGAGGGATAAGGACGGCTGGCATAATTATCCTTTTTATCTATACCATCAGCCGTTCTTCAGCGACGCGTCGTTATACAAGGTGAAATTGACCCTTCCCGCGGATGAAACGGCAGCCCATACAGGGCAGCTTATTCAGGAAGAGGACAACGGCAACGGGACAAAGAGCTTATTTATTGAGACCGGGCTGCCTGTGCGGGATTTCTCTTTAGGAATAAGCCGCAGCTTCAAGGTCTATGCCAGAGAAGAGAACGGCGTAACGATCAAGTCATTTTATCTTCCCGGTGATGAGGCAAGCGCGCGGGACGCCTGTGATTTTGCCCGGGATACAATGGATTTTTACGGTAAGCTGTTCGGCAGTTATCCCTATAAGGAATTCAGCGTGGTCCCGAGTTATCTGGGATACGGCGGCCACGAATCGAGCAACCTCGTTTTCATAGACACCAGGGCCTATAAATTGCCCGGCTTCCTCATCCGCTACTTTGATTTTCTTGTCTCGCATGAAACCGGCCACCAGTGGTTTTACAACGTAGTCGGCTCCGATGAATATAAAGAGACATTTCTTGATGAAGGGCTGAATTCCTACTGGATGCTTAAGTATGTCGAGGAGAAATACGGCAAGGACGCGCAGGTGATGGTATTGCCGAACCCGGTCAAATGGCTTATCCCTAATTTTTCCTTCCGGGATTCCAGGATCGCCCGGTATAACTTTCTGGTCAAGAACGGCTACGACAGGCCCATACTGGGAAAGCTCTCAAGTTTTCAGGAGCCCTCATCCATCTTCGCCCTTACCTACGGCAAGGGCAGCGCGGTGATCTCAATGTTGAGCGCTCTTATGGGCGATGAAGTATTTGTCAAGGCGATACAGGCCTATACAGGGGATTTTAAATTTAAAAACGCCGGCGTGGATGATTTCATAAAGATCTGCGAGGGGCAGTCAGGAAGGGATCTGGGCTGGTTCTTTGACCAGTGGCTGAAGACCGATAAGCAATGCGACTACGCCGTATCTTTGGTAAGCGGCAAAAGCGTCCTGCTTGAGCGCAAAGGCCGGATACAAATGCCCGTTGAGGTCAAGGCAGGCCTTTCCGGCGGCAGAGAAGAGACGCTCACCTGGGACGGCGAAGACCCGGTACAGATCCTGGATTTTTCCGAGGATGTGGAAAGCGCGCGGCTGGACCCCGGCGGCAGCATGCTTGATATAGACAGGACCAATAACGTCTGGCCGCGCCGGCTCTACCTTAAGCCGGTGCCGGTTTACTTTTTTGCTTACGAGATACCGGTTTTCCTGAAGCCCGACGGATATAATCTTGTGGCCGGCCCTGATCTGTCTAATGCCTTAGGGTTCAAGGCGTCGTTACAAAAACCCGAGGACGACATCCTGTATATCAAGAGCGGCTATGATTTTAACAGTGAATCCGTAAAATCAACCCTGGGCTATCAATTCAAGCATATAGGCGGCTCTCATCTGGCCGCCGGGTTTGAATTTTTCAACTGGGAGTCAAATCATAAAGAGGAGGATCTAACCGGCGGCAAGATCTATTTGCGCAGGGAGTTATGGCCGGCGCCGTACGGGCTGGGGGAAATAAACGACCACGTTACCGTATATATGATAAGGGACAGGAAGTTTGAGGGGCTGTCTACATTAAGCGGCACAGAGGACTCAGAGCATCTTTATTACAGAAGGAAGGACGAGACCATATTCGGGATAGAAGGCACGCTGGCAAGGCGCGGGCCATACCCGGACCATGTTTGCGGATGGAGTTTCACGCCGACGCAGGAGTTCGGTGTCCATGCCTTAGGCGGTACCGAGTCATTTTGGAGAAGCGCCCTGGAATTGGATTCTTACCGTTTTGTATCAGCCGGCTCAAAACTCGCGGGCCGCTTGAAGCTGGGCTGGGGAGAGGCGCATGATAAAAGATTGTTCCAGTTAGGCGGGGATGAGGGCCTGCGCGGCTATGACAGGAAGACCGTAAATGGCAGCCGTATGCTGCTTACAAGCATTGAATACAGGGCGACCGTGCTGGACGACCTCGGGCTATACTGCTTTGATAATCTGCTGCATCTGGATGAAATACAGCTGGTGCCGTTTTTTGACATAGGCAAGGCCTGGTTCGCCAGCTTTAACGACAGCGATTTCAAGAAGGACCTGGGGCTGGGGTTCAGGTTTTATGTAGATATAGCCGGTTTTGTGGAAAGATTGGGCATAAGATTAGATGTGGCCAGGGCAATAGACGATCCTGATGAAGACCAGACCCGCCTGTGGTTGGGCGCCAACCACGCCTTCTAA
- a CDS encoding endonuclease III domain-containing protein, whose protein sequence is MKRRLLGLYRRMLKRFGPQYWWPADSDLEVVVGVVLTQNTSWSNVEKAIGNLKRQGLLSCRKLQAAPRRKLARAIRPAGYFNIKTKRLKNFISHLKKNYAGSLSRMLDKDTASLRRELLSINGIGPESADSIILYAARKPVFVVDAYTRRLMSREGFIKEGAEYDEVQRLFMDNLPHDVDLFKEFHALIVRLAKEHCRKNNPRCDVCPVKR, encoded by the coding sequence ATGAAGCGCAGGCTGCTCGGTTTGTACCGCAGGATGTTAAAGAGGTTCGGGCCGCAATACTGGTGGCCGGCTGACAGCGATCTTGAAGTGGTGGTCGGGGTAGTGCTAACCCAGAACACAAGCTGGTCCAATGTAGAGAAGGCGATCGGGAATTTAAAACGGCAGGGGCTGCTTTCCTGCAGGAAATTACAGGCGGCCCCGCGGCGTAAGCTGGCGCGGGCCATCAGGCCGGCAGGTTATTTTAATATAAAGACAAAACGCCTTAAGAATTTTATATCGCATCTTAAGAAAAATTACGCCGGTTCTTTAAGCAGGATGCTGGATAAAGATACCGCTTCTCTGCGCCGGGAACTGCTTTCTATAAACGGGATCGGCCCTGAGAGCGCTGATTCCATTATCCTTTACGCGGCGCGCAAGCCGGTATTCGTGGTGGATGCCTACACCAGACGGCTTATGTCCCGCGAGGGCTTTATAAAAGAAGGCGCCGAATATGACGAGGTCCAAAGGTTATTTATGGATAATCTGCCTCATGATGTGGATCTGTTTAAGGAGTTTCACGCGCTTATCGTGCGCCTGGCAAAAGAGCATTGCAGGAAAAATAACCCGAGGTGCGATGTATGTCCGGTAAAGAGATGA
- a CDS encoding DUF3857 domain-containing protein has protein sequence MKGKIIRDICVSFLLLLALNSCAFRDDLELARKYASGSKESYALAVAYYQKALNASADNEPIMEELGELYFRNGDFENAIDLLKEARSKNARKTLAVSLFRSARFTDALAVFDKLGLSADEGEHLYFYGLTCEELNLYNKAQEVYAKIQSGNFAAMAGARLENISKETQELTLDDLDKETRDMIVGAGGAEEYPEAGAVILLSDESVEIFEDNTAVFQQRYLVKILNERGRENFAEIEIGYDSTDESVEIEYARTIRDDGKVVMVGDKHIRDVSRYLNFPLYSNARVKIISMPEVSEGSVIEYKAKIFLRKLVNDDDFMTNYRLQEFEPVKQARFEVTLPAGRVLNTKLINERYNFTEAKLEPAVTEEYGKQRYAWLFNDIPQIIPEDSMPPVSEIDTAIMLSTFRAWDEIYNWWWKLAEDKMKPDSAIEKAVAELTQGKDSDYEKIKAVYNFCAQKVRYVAVEYGQAGYEPHSAAEVFSNKYGDCKDKAVLLITMLKAAGFKAHPVLIGTKGTAALNQDFPTLTFNHAIAVMEFEGSSLFMDTTCETCALGDLPDADQNRDVLVIKDDGYEILRTPFFGPDNNRLIRETSIQINSDESIAVESKISSFGQFDQMQRFWFIYTQPQLIEEGLKQQIQSVSVGAQLIDYKIDNLDDLSTPVVLNYSFNGPEFLISAEDIKMLPPLAELDTSIAAKGRRVYPIDLVVPETIEKKVTIDLPSHLKLKYLPQGLRKDSEWFDFIVEYEFQEGRIVFYQKQTVKKTEIAQPEYPAFKSFLEELGRAVNKRVVLEKVQDDLSGQGTETLHTP, from the coding sequence ATGAAAGGTAAAATTATTAGAGATATTTGCGTTTCATTTTTATTGTTGTTGGCTTTAAACAGTTGCGCCTTCAGGGATGACCTTGAGCTGGCGCGTAAATACGCCTCGGGAAGCAAAGAGTCATACGCTCTTGCCGTTGCCTATTATCAGAAAGCGCTTAATGCCTCCGCGGATAATGAGCCGATCATGGAAGAGCTGGGGGAGCTGTATTTCCGCAACGGAGATTTTGAGAATGCCATAGACCTGCTTAAAGAGGCACGATCAAAGAACGCCAGGAAGACACTGGCGGTTTCCTTATTCAGAAGCGCCAGGTTTACGGATGCCCTGGCCGTATTTGATAAGTTAGGGCTTTCCGCCGATGAAGGCGAACACCTTTATTTCTACGGGCTTACCTGCGAGGAGTTAAATCTGTATAATAAGGCGCAGGAGGTCTACGCGAAGATCCAGAGCGGGAATTTTGCCGCTATGGCCGGGGCGCGCCTTGAGAATATAAGCAAGGAAACGCAGGAACTGACTTTAGACGACCTTGATAAAGAGACGAGGGATATGATCGTCGGCGCCGGCGGGGCCGAAGAATACCCTGAGGCGGGGGCGGTGATCCTCCTGAGCGATGAGAGCGTCGAGATATTTGAAGATAACACCGCGGTTTTTCAGCAAAGGTACCTGGTGAAGATATTGAACGAGCGCGGCAGGGAGAATTTCGCCGAAATAGAAATAGGATACGACTCCACCGACGAATCGGTTGAAATAGAATACGCCAGGACCATCAGGGACGACGGCAAGGTGGTTATGGTGGGGGATAAGCACATAAGGGACGTGTCGCGGTACCTTAATTTCCCGCTGTATTCCAACGCGCGCGTTAAGATAATCTCCATGCCGGAGGTGAGCGAAGGCAGCGTAATAGAATATAAGGCAAAGATATTCTTAAGAAAGCTGGTTAACGACGACGATTTTATGACTAATTACCGGCTGCAGGAGTTTGAGCCGGTCAAGCAGGCGCGATTTGAGGTAACGCTGCCCGCGGGCAGGGTATTGAATACGAAGTTGATCAACGAGAGGTATAATTTTACAGAGGCGAAACTTGAGCCGGCCGTTACAGAGGAATACGGAAAGCAAAGGTATGCCTGGTTATTTAATGATATCCCCCAGATCATACCCGAGGATTCCATGCCGCCGGTATCCGAGATAGACACGGCGATAATGCTTTCCACGTTCAGGGCCTGGGATGAGATCTACAACTGGTGGTGGAAATTGGCGGAAGATAAAATGAAGCCGGACAGCGCCATTGAAAAGGCGGTTGCCGAGCTGACGCAAGGCAAGGACAGCGATTATGAAAAGATAAAGGCGGTATACAATTTCTGCGCCCAGAAGGTCCGTTATGTAGCCGTTGAATACGGCCAGGCAGGGTATGAGCCGCACAGCGCGGCAGAGGTTTTTTCCAATAAGTACGGGGACTGCAAGGACAAGGCGGTCCTGCTGATCACAATGCTCAAGGCCGCCGGTTTCAAGGCCCACCCCGTTCTTATCGGCACAAAGGGGACAGCCGCGCTCAATCAGGATTTTCCCACGCTTACCTTTAACCACGCCATAGCGGTGATGGAATTTGAAGGAAGCAGTTTGTTCATGGATACGACCTGCGAGACCTGCGCTCTGGGTGATCTGCCGGACGCCGACCAGAACAGGGATGTGCTTGTGATCAAGGATGACGGCTACGAGATATTAAGAACGCCGTTTTTCGGCCCGGATAACAACCGCCTGATCAGGGAGACATCAATACAGATAAACTCCGATGAGAGCATAGCGGTGGAATCAAAGATTAGTTCATTCGGGCAGTTTGACCAGATGCAGAGGTTCTGGTTCATTTATACCCAGCCGCAGTTGATAGAAGAGGGCCTCAAGCAGCAGATACAGTCCGTTTCCGTGGGGGCGCAGCTCATTGATTATAAAATAGACAATCTCGACGACTTGAGCACGCCGGTGGTATTGAATTATAGTTTCAACGGCCCAGAGTTCCTTATAAGCGCGGAGGATATAAAGATGCTGCCGCCTCTGGCCGAATTGGATACTTCAATAGCCGCGAAGGGCCGGAGGGTTTATCCCATAGATCTGGTGGTGCCCGAAACCATAGAGAAGAAGGTCACTATAGACCTGCCGTCTCACCTGAAGTTGAAATACCTGCCGCAGGGGTTAAGAAAGGATAGCGAATGGTTTGATTTTATAGTAGAATATGAATTTCAGGAAGGCCGGATAGTTTTTTACCAGAAACAGACGGTAAAAAAGACCGAGATCGCGCAGCCGGAATACCCCGCGTTTAAATCCTTCCTGGAAGAATTGGGAAGGGCGGTAAATAAAAGAGTGGTTTTAGAAAAGGTTCAGGATGACTTATCTGGGCAGGGAACAGAGACGCTACATACGCCTTGA
- a CDS encoding aminotransferase class IV — translation MNGRIVPREKAVVYSQDPGFLYGFGVFETLLVCEGKPVFLKEHIGRLRNNARTLGIYIGKDLRAGINAVLNKADFKTARMRVNAWKGVKGSNILISLNSFTPPTGAEYDRGFKVIISRFRINELSGIAGIKSLNYLINALAREEAEKMEADEALLLNTRGLVAEGSRSNIFLVENGKLITPALSCGCLAGITRKVIMDAAERSGIEVIEKDVRPDHLFKAREVFIANSLIGLMPVARINNRRINRSGKDGIYKLLAREYNK, via the coding sequence TTGAATGGTAGGATTGTTCCAAGAGAAAAGGCGGTGGTGTACTCGCAGGACCCGGGGTTTCTTTACGGGTTCGGGGTATTTGAGACGCTGTTGGTATGCGAAGGCAAGCCGGTTTTTTTGAAGGAGCATATCGGCCGGCTGAGAAACAATGCGCGGACGTTAGGCATATATATAGGTAAAGATCTGCGCGCGGGTATAAATGCCGTTCTAAATAAAGCCGACTTCAAAACCGCGCGTATGCGCGTAAATGCCTGGAAGGGCGTAAAGGGGAGCAATATCCTCATTTCGTTAAATAGTTTTACGCCTCCTACCGGCGCTGAATACGACAGAGGATTTAAAGTAATTATCTCCAGATTCAGGATCAATGAGTTATCCGGTATAGCCGGGATAAAATCACTGAATTATCTTATTAACGCCCTCGCGCGCGAGGAAGCAGAAAAGATGGAAGCGGATGAGGCGCTGCTTTTGAATACCAGGGGTCTTGTGGCAGAGGGCTCGCGCTCAAATATATTTTTGGTAGAAAATGGAAAATTGATCACACCCGCGCTTTCCTGCGGATGCCTCGCCGGGATCACGCGCAAAGTGATCATGGATGCCGCGGAAAGAAGCGGCATAGAGGTTATTGAAAAAGATGTGCGGCCGGATCATCTATTTAAGGCGCGGGAGGTATTCATTGCAAATTCGCTTATCGGGCTTATGCCGGTCGCGCGGATAAATAATCGGCGGATCAATCGATCGGGGAAGGATGGAATATACAAATTGCTTGCGCGGGAGTATAATAAGTGA
- the pabB gene encoding aminodeoxychorismate synthase component I, whose amino-acid sequence MTAYYIWKSFNKWASPHIVFEALPEDEGSFFLESGMPYGYDGRYSFMGFGPALTLKTDSLRLIDELGRILAVYKIPPLPIAPFLGGAVGYFSYDLGFRLEKIRQGKALDDLGLPECVLYFYNCALIFDHAKRQVIAFSCGFPEKSPALQKKKAEEGFKRINRLLNAGARRSDFQRSALKNSSFESNLTKDEYRGRIRQAKRYISEGDIYQVNFSQRFRVSSGARAADIYQRLRRFSPSNFSAYLDCGTFQIASSSPERFLKVDQGRVRTQPMKGTRPRGSNRSEDMSLRRQLLISPKDKAELLMIVDLERNDLGRVCEYNTIKVDDLRRLERYKTVFQTTAVVSGRLKQGAGISDLIKAAFPGGSITGCPKIRSMEIIDELEPHKRGIYTGSLGYFSFSGSADLNILIRTILKKGDDLYFHTGGGIVADSDPLKEYDETLVKARAMMQAVGVDPTLTCGEWQTKHR is encoded by the coding sequence TTGACAGCATATTACATCTGGAAGTCGTTTAACAAATGGGCCAGCCCCCATATCGTATTTGAGGCATTGCCCGAAGATGAGGGCAGCTTCTTTTTAGAAAGCGGCATGCCTTACGGCTATGACGGCAGGTATTCTTTCATGGGGTTTGGGCCGGCGCTCACGCTGAAGACGGACAGCCTGCGGCTCATTGATGAGTTGGGCCGTATTTTGGCCGTTTATAAAATTCCGCCGCTTCCCATTGCCCCGTTCCTGGGCGGAGCGGTAGGGTATTTTTCCTATGACCTGGGGTTCCGGCTTGAGAAGATAAGGCAGGGTAAGGCGCTGGATGATCTGGGCCTGCCGGAATGCGTACTTTATTTTTATAACTGCGCCCTCATATTTGACCACGCGAAAAGGCAGGTCATTGCTTTTTCCTGCGGCTTCCCCGAGAAAAGCCCGGCCTTACAGAAGAAAAAAGCAGAAGAGGGCTTTAAAAGAATAAATAGATTGTTGAACGCAGGCGCGCGCAGATCAGATTTTCAAAGATCCGCGTTAAAGAATTCATCCTTTGAGTCCAACCTGACCAAAGATGAATACCGCGGGCGGATAAGACAGGCAAAGCGCTACATAAGCGAAGGGGATATTTATCAGGTCAATTTCTCGCAGAGATTCAGAGTGAGCAGCGGGGCGCGCGCCGCGGATATCTATCAGCGGTTAAGGCGGTTCAGCCCGTCTAATTTCAGCGCGTATCTTGATTGCGGGACTTTTCAGATAGCCAGCTCTTCTCCGGAGAGGTTCCTCAAGGTGGATCAGGGCAGGGTGCGTACTCAGCCGATGAAGGGGACGAGGCCGAGGGGCTCAAACAGAAGCGAGGATATGTCTTTGAGGAGGCAGTTATTGATCAGCCCCAAGGATAAGGCAGAGCTGCTTATGATAGTGGACCTGGAAAGGAATGATCTGGGCAGGGTGTGTGAATATAACACGATAAAGGTGGATGATCTGAGGCGGCTTGAGCGGTATAAGACGGTTTTCCAGACCACTGCCGTGGTAAGCGGCCGGCTAAAACAGGGCGCGGGCATAAGCGATCTGATAAAAGCGGCATTTCCCGGCGGCTCGATCACCGGCTGCCCTAAAATACGCTCTATGGAGATAATAGATGAGCTTGAGCCGCATAAACGCGGGATATATACCGGCTCTTTGGGGTATTTCAGTTTCTCGGGCAGCGCCGATTTGAATATTTTGATACGCACTATTTTGAAAAAGGGCGATGATCTGTATTTTCATACCGGAGGCGGCATTGTCGCGGACTCCGACCCGCTTAAGGAATACGACGAGACATTGGTCAAGGCGCGGGCAATGATGCAGGCAGTAGGAGTGGACCCCACACTTACGTGTGGGGAATGGCAAACTAAGCATAGATAG
- a CDS encoding exonuclease domain-containing protein: protein MTGKSINDVDVVIFDTETTGLDPFSGDRIVEIAAVRLRGKVHLATFCSLVNPGRDVSEAAFKVNHISEDMLRGAPESRRIMPGFLDFIKGALLASYNTNFDLGFLDIELKMLGKALPADLYAVDILIMARRLMPGLSGYSLLNVARTLGISSGQEHRAYEDVVLTIRVFEKLKEILISKRIDDTDSLLRLFSVNTDTSRRMLQQRVAELQEAIDLKLKLKLRYLSRSNSEVTERNVEPLEIKQERGKYYLVGNCYLRQDKRTFNVDSILHLEVV from the coding sequence ATGACCGGCAAGAGTATAAATGACGTGGACGTGGTCATATTTGACACGGAGACAACCGGGCTCGACCCCTTTTCCGGAGACAGGATCGTGGAGATCGCCGCCGTAAGGCTGCGCGGCAAGGTCCATCTGGCCACTTTCTGTTCGCTGGTCAATCCGGGGAGGGATGTTTCTGAGGCAGCGTTCAAGGTGAACCATATAAGCGAAGACATGCTCAGGGGCGCGCCGGAAAGCCGCCGGATAATGCCCGGATTCCTGGATTTTATTAAAGGGGCGCTCCTGGCTTCTTATAATACTAACTTTGATCTGGGGTTTCTGGACATAGAGCTGAAGATGCTGGGCAAGGCCCTGCCCGCGGACCTATACGCGGTGGATATATTGATCATGGCCAGGAGGCTGATGCCCGGTTTAAGCGGGTATTCGTTGTTGAACGTGGCAAGGACGCTGGGCATAAGTTCGGGCCAGGAACACAGGGCGTATGAAGACGTGGTCCTGACCATAAGGGTTTTTGAAAAACTAAAGGAGATCCTGATCTCAAAACGGATCGATGATACGGATTCCCTGCTGCGCCTTTTTTCCGTAAACACGGATACTTCCCGTAGAATGCTCCAGCAGAGGGTTGCCGAGCTGCAGGAGGCGATCGACCTTAAACTAAAGCTGAAACTCAGGTATCTGTCGCGCTCAAACAGCGAGGTTACGGAAAGGAACGTGGAGCCGCTGGAGATAAAGCAGGAACGGGGAAAGTATTACCTCGTGGGCAATTGTTATTTGAGGCAGGACAAAAGGACGTTTAACGTTGACAGCATATTACATCTGGAAGTCGTTTAA
- a CDS encoding phosphatidylglycerol lysyltransferase domain-containing protein, translating into MSTFNTLQQFVPNDVCLSCRVCCRFADKESVFRPSLLKEDKEGLREQESRIALKECSDGLYCCEFFDKEGNRCSVYDLRPFECRIYPFVIVRHNGRAYLGIDSNCPYAEENRRSGKLLEYAEYLRDHLLARADLSRIHSLACDYGGSVEPLKEIERVSLKEIALGDRAFIEGYLKPGEHRLSAYSFAGVYIWKDFFDIRQAVFDGGLFILFKNGSGAFLYLNPLGKGADLSAVNYIRDVLKAARIDNVEEDAAEEFRRSGLRVEERGREYVYLREEQAALKGGRFKSKRADINYFLKNYRFQYRPYKESDKDAAVSLLEEWAKGRKDASRDRTHDLMLEDALRYHRRVFEDCKGLGLAGRVVEVEGRLRAYSFGFELNTRTFCVLLEAADLKIKGLAQFIFREFCKERKEEFINVMDDSGLEDLRKTKLSYRPHRIENYYTVLLEK; encoded by the coding sequence ATGTCAACATTTAATACGCTTCAGCAATTTGTCCCCAACGATGTGTGCCTGAGTTGCCGGGTCTGCTGCCGCTTCGCGGATAAGGAAAGCGTGTTCCGGCCCTCGCTTTTGAAGGAGGATAAAGAGGGGCTGAGAGAGCAAGAGAGCAGGATAGCGCTTAAGGAGTGCTCAGACGGTTTATATTGCTGCGAGTTCTTTGATAAAGAAGGCAACCGCTGCTCGGTATATGATCTCAGGCCGTTTGAGTGCCGGATCTACCCTTTTGTCATAGTCAGGCATAACGGCAGGGCCTATTTGGGCATTGACTCAAACTGCCCTTATGCCGAAGAAAACAGGCGGTCAGGAAAACTCCTTGAATACGCGGAATATCTCCGTGATCATTTGCTGGCCAGGGCGGATCTAAGCCGGATACATTCGCTTGCCTGCGATTACGGCGGCTCTGTTGAGCCGCTTAAAGAAATTGAGCGCGTATCTTTGAAGGAAATCGCCCTGGGCGACAGGGCATTCATAGAGGGTTATTTAAAGCCCGGAGAGCATCGGCTTTCGGCGTATTCTTTTGCCGGCGTATACATCTGGAAGGATTTTTTTGATATAAGGCAGGCCGTATTTGACGGCGGCCTGTTCATATTGTTTAAGAACGGCTCAGGCGCGTTCTTATATCTTAACCCTTTGGGCAAGGGCGCCGACCTGTCCGCCGTAAATTATATCAGGGATGTCCTGAAGGCGGCAAGGATCGATAACGTAGAGGAGGATGCCGCCGAAGAATTCAGGCGCTCAGGGCTGCGCGTGGAAGAAAGGGGCAGGGAGTACGTGTATCTTAGAGAGGAACAGGCCGCTTTAAAGGGCGGGAGGTTCAAGTCAAAGCGCGCGGACATAAATTATTTTTTGAAGAATTACAGGTTCCAATACCGGCCCTACAAAGAAAGCGATAAGGACGCCGCCGTATCTCTGCTTGAGGAATGGGCCAAAGGCAGGAAGGACGCGTCAAGGGACAGGACGCACGATCTTATGCTTGAGGACGCCCTGCGTTATCACAGGCGGGTATTTGAGGACTGCAAAGGGCTTGGCCTGGCAGGCAGGGTCGTTGAAGTGGAGGGCCGCCTGCGCGCATATTCATTCGGGTTTGAGCTGAACACGCGGACGTTCTGCGTATTGCTTGAGGCGGCGGACCTGAAGATCAAGGGGCTGGCGCAGTTTATATTCAGGGAGTTCTGCAAAGAGAGGAAAGAGGAATTTATCAACGTTATGGATGATTCCGGCCTGGAGGATTTAAGGAAGACCAAGCTTTCTTACCGGCCGCATAGAATAGAGAATTACTATACGGTATTACTGGAGAAATAA